The following coding sequences are from one Eucalyptus grandis isolate ANBG69807.140 chromosome 11, ASM1654582v1, whole genome shotgun sequence window:
- the LOC108956216 gene encoding disease resistance protein RPV1-like produces the protein MCQAGIRVYRDNEELQPGEKIVEILRAVKSSQIYIPIFSRNYALSRWCLEEVACMVDSICQSAGKKILPIFYDVDPSDVKLETKLYKSALNKHEEKYGCTQVKTWKEALTTVAKIKGWHLKDQRHGKAMTDITQKVLQSITIEKRYLPINLVGIHDCIEDIKKLLNCLDTRDVGFVIIHGIGGIGKTTLAKAVFNQLSPQFEGHSFLSNIQESSPYGGIVKLQRKLVADIFNFSLSETFDFEDGNNIIRNRLANKRVLLVFDGMDENDEFMQLANRCTSCGPGSRIIITTKDKSVFLVTKMERSKENTSIRSTEISLYEMKEMHFDHALHLFNKLAFNTDSAPCEFYDLSREVVELTGGLPLALEVIGSHLCTLRKEAWISTLEKLKEVPHEKVHQRLKISYDTLEYRVKQIFLDIACFFVNKKKTNAMYMWEDCGFFPKVEIEVLIDKSLIKIVDHERIWMHEQLRILGREIISQELVDCRFSR, from the exons ATGTGTCAAGCAGGAATCCGTGTTTATAGGGACAACGAGGAGTTACAGCCTGGCGAAAAGATCGTAGAGATCTTGCGAGCAGTCAAGAGCTCCCAAATATACATACCAATTTTCTCCAGAAATTATGCTTTGAGTAGATGGTGCCTCGAAGAGGTGGCATGCATGGTGGATAGTATTTGCCAGTCTGCAGGAAAAAAGATACtacccattttttatgatgtggATCCCTCGGATGTTAAGCTTGAAACGAAGTTGTACAAAAGTGCCCTAAACAAGCATGAGGAGAAGTATGGCTGCACTCAAGTAAAGACTTGGAAAGAGGCTTTGACAACGGTGGCTAAAATCAAGGGATGGCATTTAAAAGATCAAAG GCATGGCAAGGCCATGACAGATATCACTCAAAAGGTTTTGCAGAGCATCACAATAGAAAAAAGATATTTGCCCATCAATCTAGTTGGAATTCATGATTGTATAGAAGATATAAAGAAACTATTAAATTGTCTTGATACTAGAGATGTTGGATTTGTCATAATCCATGGGATAGGTGGTATTGgaaagacaactcttgccaaggcAGTTTTCAACCAGCTGTCTCCTCAATTTGAAGGTCACTCCTTCCTTTCAAACATCCAAGAATCATCTCCATATGGTGGCATTGTAAAACTACAAAGAAAATTAGTAGcagatatttttaatttctcactTTCTGAAACCTTTGACTTTGAGGATGGGAACAATATCATCAGAAACAGATTAGCTAACAAACGGGTCTTACTTGTTTTTGATGGCATggatgaaaatgatgaattcATGCAACTAGCAAATCGGTGTACTTCATGTGGTCCGGGGAGTAGGATCATCATTACAACCAAAGATAAGAGTGTTTTTCTTGTGACCAAGATGGAAAGATCGAAGGAAAATACCTCAATACGGTCAACAGAAATTTCTCTGTACGAAATGAAGGAAATGCATTTTGATCACGCTCTTCATCTTTTCAACAAGCTCGCTTTCAACACAGATTCAGCTCCATGTGAATTTTATGATCTTTCAAGAGAAGTTGTTGAACTCACCGGAGGACTTCCATTGGCTCTTGAGGTGATAGGTTCACATCTCTGTACCCTAAGAAAAGAAGCGTGGATAAGCACACTGGAGAAGTTGAAGGAAGTGCCTCACGAAAAAGTCCATCAGAGGTTAAAGATAAGTTATGACACACTTGAATACCGAGTGAAACAAATCTTTTTGGACATTGCATGTTTCTTTGttaataagaaaaaaactaaTGCAATGTACATGTGGGAAGATTGTGGCTTTTTCCCGAAAGTCGAAATTGAGGTCCTCATCGACAAGTCCTTGATCAAGATTGTTGATCATGAAAGAATATGGATGCATGAACAGTTAAGAATTCTGGGAAGGGAAATTATTAGTCAAGAATTGGTAGATTGCCGTTTCTCAAGATGA
- the LOC104424779 gene encoding disease resistance protein RUN1-like isoform X1 — protein sequence MANEEANSGTAPSGNYDVFLSFRGPDTRNTFADCLFVFLKIRGIRVFRDDEELRLGEKISAILRAVENSRIYIPIFSKNYASSRWCLRELKCMVESHGQTLGKQIIPIFYDVEPRDVKLETELYQSALTKHEEDLGCTEVKQWKEALTTVARIKGWHIKDKRQGEVIEDIVKDVLLKINTTKRDLPAHLVGIDNRVEDIKRLLNCYYTSDVRFVIIHGIGGMGKTTLANAVFNQLSPQFEGHSFLSNIQDLGIEKLQKKLLADLFHFLLPETFDCQEGNNLIRKMLPNKQVLLVFDGMDENDQSMQLAKYCTLCGPGSRIIITTTSKSVFSRIEVEGFEENVSTRSTKIIPYEMKKMHLDHALQLFNKLAFNTYSAPPDLYDLSKEVIEFTGGLPLAVEVIGSHLRGQSKAQWISTLDQLKKVPHKKVQQRLKISYDALEYRQQQIFLDIACFFVNKKITIPMYMWEDSGFHPRFEIEVLIGKSLIKIVDHNRIWMHDQLKAFGREIVRQEHMRKPEDRSRFWFLERPMKRIYEFGEIGSGRSSKFGTN from the exons ATGGCGAACGAAGAGGCCAACTCAGGAACTGCACCTAGCGGCAACTAcgatgtgttcttgagctttCGAGGACCCGACACCCGCAACACATTCGCAGATTGCCTCTTTGTGTTCCTGAAAATCAGGGGAATCCGCGTTTTTAGGGATGACGAAGAGTTACGGCTGGGAGAAAAGATCTCGGCGATCTTGCGAGCAGTAGAAAACTCCCGAATATACATTCCTATTTTCTCCAAAAACTATGCTTCGAGCAGGTGGTGCCTCCGAGAGCTGAAATGCATGGTGGAGAGCCATGGCCAAACCCTGGGGAAACAGATAATACCTATCTTTTACGATGTGGAGCCTAGGGATGTTAAGCTTGAAACGGAGCTGTACCAAAGCGCCCTAACAAAGCATGAGGAGGACCTCGGCTGCACTGAAGTGAAGCAATGGAAGGAGGCCTTGACCACGGTGGCTAGAATCAAGGGGTGGcatataaaagataaaag GCAAGGTGAGGTTATCGAGGATATTGTTAAGGATGTATTGCTGAAGATCAATACAACAAAAAGAGATTTGCCCGCCCATCTAGTTGGAATTGATAATCGTGTAGAGGACATAAAGAGACTATTAAATTGTTATTATACTAGTGATGTGCGATTTGTCATAATCCATGGGATAGGTGGCATGGGAAAGACAACGCTTGCCAATGCAGTCTTCAATCAACTCTCTCCTCAATTTGAAGGTCACTCCTTCCTTTCAAACATCCAAGACCTTGGCATTGAAAAACTTCAGAAAAAATTACTAGCGGATCTTTTCCATTTCTTACTTCCTGAAACCTTTGACTGTCAGGAAGGGAacaatttgattagaaaaatgtTACCTAACAAACAAGTCTTGCTTGTTTTTGATGGCATGGATGAAAATGATCAATCTATGCAACTAGCGAAGTATTGTACTTTGTGCGGTCCAGGGAGTAGGATCATCATAACAACCACAAGTAAGAGTGTTTTTTCTAGGATCGAGGTGGAAGGATTTGAGGAAAATGTCTCAACAAGGTCTACAAAAATTATTCCGTAcgaaatgaagaaaatgcatTTGGATCATGCTCTTCAACTTTTCAACAAGCTTGCTTTCAACACATATTCAGCTCCACCTGATCTATATGATCTTTCAAAAGAAGTCATTGAATTCACCGGAGGACTTCCATTGGCCGTTGAGGTGATAGGTTCACATCTCCGTGGCCAAAGCAAAGCACAGTGGATAAGCACACTGGATCAACTGAAGAAAGTGCCTCACAAAAAGGTCCAACAGAGGTTAAAAATTAGTTATGATGCACTTGAATATCGGCAGCAACAAATCTTTCTGGATATCGCATGTTTCTTTGTTAACAAGAAAATAACTATTCCAATGTATATGTGGGAAGACTCAGGCTTTCACCCGAGATTTGAAATTGAGGTTCTTATTGGCAAGTCCTTGATCAAGATTGTTGACCATAATAGaatatggatgcatgatcagttaaaagcttttggaagggaaattgttcgtcAAGAGCATATGAGGAAACCTGAAGATCGAAGCAGATTTTGGTTTCTTGAGAGGCCCATGAAAAG AATTTATGAGTTTGGAGAGATTGGTTCTGGAAGATCTTCCAAATTTGGTACAAATTGA
- the LOC104424779 gene encoding disease resistance protein RUN1-like isoform X2, which produces MANEEANSGTAPSGNYDVFLSFRGPDTRNTFADCLFVFLKIRGIRVFRDDEELRLGEKISAILRAVENSRIYIPIFSKNYASSRWCLRELKCMVESHGQTLGKQIIPIFYDVEPRDVKLETELYQSALTKHEEDLGCTEVKQWKEALTTVARIKGWHIKDKRQGEVIEDIVKDVLLKINTTKRDLPAHLVGIDNRVEDIKRLLNCYYTSDVRFVIIHGIGGMGKTTLANAVFNQLSPQFEGHSFLSNIQDLGIEKLQKKLLADLFHFLLPETFDCQEGNNLIRKMLPNKQVLLVFDGMDENDQSMQLAKYCTLCGPGSRIIITTTSKSVFSRIEVEGFEENVSTRSTKIIPYEMKKMHLDHALQLFNKLAFNTYSAPPDLYDLSKEVIEFTGGLPLAVEVIGSHLRGQSKAQWISTLDQLKKVPHKKVQQRLKISYDALEYRQQQIFLDIACFFVNKKITIPMYMWEDSGFHPRFEIEVLIGKSLIKIVDHNRIWMHDQLKAFGREIVRQEHMRKPEDRSRFWFLERPMKR; this is translated from the exons ATGGCGAACGAAGAGGCCAACTCAGGAACTGCACCTAGCGGCAACTAcgatgtgttcttgagctttCGAGGACCCGACACCCGCAACACATTCGCAGATTGCCTCTTTGTGTTCCTGAAAATCAGGGGAATCCGCGTTTTTAGGGATGACGAAGAGTTACGGCTGGGAGAAAAGATCTCGGCGATCTTGCGAGCAGTAGAAAACTCCCGAATATACATTCCTATTTTCTCCAAAAACTATGCTTCGAGCAGGTGGTGCCTCCGAGAGCTGAAATGCATGGTGGAGAGCCATGGCCAAACCCTGGGGAAACAGATAATACCTATCTTTTACGATGTGGAGCCTAGGGATGTTAAGCTTGAAACGGAGCTGTACCAAAGCGCCCTAACAAAGCATGAGGAGGACCTCGGCTGCACTGAAGTGAAGCAATGGAAGGAGGCCTTGACCACGGTGGCTAGAATCAAGGGGTGGcatataaaagataaaag GCAAGGTGAGGTTATCGAGGATATTGTTAAGGATGTATTGCTGAAGATCAATACAACAAAAAGAGATTTGCCCGCCCATCTAGTTGGAATTGATAATCGTGTAGAGGACATAAAGAGACTATTAAATTGTTATTATACTAGTGATGTGCGATTTGTCATAATCCATGGGATAGGTGGCATGGGAAAGACAACGCTTGCCAATGCAGTCTTCAATCAACTCTCTCCTCAATTTGAAGGTCACTCCTTCCTTTCAAACATCCAAGACCTTGGCATTGAAAAACTTCAGAAAAAATTACTAGCGGATCTTTTCCATTTCTTACTTCCTGAAACCTTTGACTGTCAGGAAGGGAacaatttgattagaaaaatgtTACCTAACAAACAAGTCTTGCTTGTTTTTGATGGCATGGATGAAAATGATCAATCTATGCAACTAGCGAAGTATTGTACTTTGTGCGGTCCAGGGAGTAGGATCATCATAACAACCACAAGTAAGAGTGTTTTTTCTAGGATCGAGGTGGAAGGATTTGAGGAAAATGTCTCAACAAGGTCTACAAAAATTATTCCGTAcgaaatgaagaaaatgcatTTGGATCATGCTCTTCAACTTTTCAACAAGCTTGCTTTCAACACATATTCAGCTCCACCTGATCTATATGATCTTTCAAAAGAAGTCATTGAATTCACCGGAGGACTTCCATTGGCCGTTGAGGTGATAGGTTCACATCTCCGTGGCCAAAGCAAAGCACAGTGGATAAGCACACTGGATCAACTGAAGAAAGTGCCTCACAAAAAGGTCCAACAGAGGTTAAAAATTAGTTATGATGCACTTGAATATCGGCAGCAACAAATCTTTCTGGATATCGCATGTTTCTTTGTTAACAAGAAAATAACTATTCCAATGTATATGTGGGAAGACTCAGGCTTTCACCCGAGATTTGAAATTGAGGTTCTTATTGGCAAGTCCTTGATCAAGATTGTTGACCATAATAGaatatggatgcatgatcagttaaaagcttttggaagggaaattgttcgtcAAGAGCATATGAGGAAACCTGAAGATCGAAGCAGATTTTGGTTTCTTGAGAGGCCCATGAAAAG GTAG